CCTCTCCCTAGCGTTCGCAGCCGGGGTCATGCTCGTGGCGAGCTTCACCAGCCTGATACTGCCAGCGCTAGAGATGACGGACTTCATCGTGGTTGGCGCCGGGATACTTCTTGGGGTCCTAACCATATTCGCCATGGACAGGCTGCTTCCGCATGAACACTTCCTCAAGGGATACGAGGGACCCGAGCATGGGAGGAGGATGTTGAGGAGGATCTGGCTGATAGCGATGGCTATGATCATACACAACCTGCCCGAGGGTCTTGCGGTGGGAACGACGATGGCCTATTCGGTCCCGATAGGCGTGGCCACGGCAGTGGCGATAGGTGTTCAGGATGTGCCTGAGGGACTGGCGGTGGCCCTTCCTGTCGCCGAACTCAGGGGCAGATGGATGGGATTTTTAGTTGGAGCCCTCAGCGGTTTCAGTGAGATGGTAATGGTTCTGGTAGGCGCATCCCTCTTCTCCCACTTCAGGGTGATCCTCCCCCTCGGCATGGCCT
This genomic stretch from Thermoproteota archaeon harbors:
- a CDS encoding ZIP family metal transporter, whose protein sequence is MLRDLSGEDVIVASFYSGLFVAMTTTLGSVPVLVRGEGKGMEMTLSLAFAAGVMLVASFTSLILPALEMTDFIVVGAGILLGVLTIFAMDRLLPHEHFLKGYEGPEHGRRMLRRIWLIAMAMIIHNLPEGLAVGTTMAYSVPIGVATAVAIGVQDVPEGLAVALPVAELRGRWMGFLVGALSGFSEMVMVLVGASLFSHFRVILPLGMAFSGGAMLYVTLKEAIPEIYSEGSSELKATVGLLAGFYLMLFLDSML